In the genome of Coleofasciculus sp. FACHB-1120, one region contains:
- the pglX gene encoding BREX-1 system adenine-specific DNA-methyltransferase PglX, translated as MEASLKKILRSLSLELRHILEGTYDERGKFHAGDLERRLNEIGIWRDRTAKPLDELPHLCIEDKDARRVVDAYIQFREEAGVSRQEAVAEFCLESAYTWANRLFALRCMEARMIIDEVILQKDAYGGRSLVHNRFARRNPEACAGEDDGLFAVLSEEFVERATELPQLFNPKAPAVALRPSVSALKRCIALLSGRESVGVQAPATDEVFEAPDALGWAYQYWNAEEKNRVFEKVRTKKGAKIEGADIVPATQLYTEPYMVKFLVQNSLGALWMGMNPQSKLYEDWEYFVKDADRSPVEHKSILEVRFLDPAVGSGHFLLEAFDLFYAMYEEEDRLTEPEEICAAILNHNLYGIDIDERAVQIATAALWMKAKEKAPDLEASYLDEFRGHLVATNIRLPRGKNHLEAFLKRYPDDEPLRPALETVFEGLANAHQLGSLVQIEEPVEKELRYLKGTEEFEMKMNLQLDLFEPVVVQGELPFGVESYEDWQKKTLSRLKEHFNAEAETADLSQAFFGQSAGKGLALFDLLAKRYDVVTANPPYMGARNMEVRLKSYITKHYVFGKGDLYTAFVLRCRQLCLRGGRVGMITLHAWMFHASYVEIRRLILQEDCIHLIAQLGRYAFSEADPPGFAVLFVFSPNHLNGHIHAFRLSAPRLADEQAQLLANAISETICTISYQTAQANLLSVAGYPFVYSLRPSFFEIVRQNPTLEQYADVVAGLQTGVNERFIRTDWEITTLPGWVSYRKGGGFCRWVGLETYKIDWRNDAMQLRTSPRARFQNSNYYFKKGLTYSYICRGALNTRVMEGCVFDVASMGVFPKIEDYCLPLLGLLNSRLASWFLRTISQNLMFQAGTASQLPVPNSVFTCKRLTDFSNYSLKIKEYIESVNPTEETFNYWNLLQLFKAQFNFIILETLIHTLEGMIETVIIDLYDLDSNDQKQVFDEVGTSPGWFSIISNYETLPKIPSELPEILPEILDYLQKCDRLTLPSGELTNLKRRLRNLYEAGSGAKVEDEDIDSDTPTDDEEDEEESEVAVGAHIPIPTETFLEELSVKLEIHPISVYWLLKEGREQEGWRCIPEEKRFTEDTFTVLVLRLLGHRWPKQIEAGEPVPDWADKDGIIPISIGAGEQTLLDRVRDRIAAEFPNGNVASIEREFAEIVGISLEKWLTGGFFKRHISQFKKRPIAWQMESTPATRSKASRGTTPAFSSLVYYHQLNGDLLPKLRTQYIGSLRTRYETELRTLENIPSDERTTDQAGRILQLQNWIEELNTFDQKLSEVATTGFCPSDAKTLKARLRQLAIDDATLCLKVLWLRKLMDVMQPTPLETWKQTAQETKLHPDFPNWIEEALIHLDHHCSAVGTQPPDAANLTNDPTSADLAKLICKEAKSMVKNSLSLACQRWWAKFNETLLVPLRQQIKDATEDTKQLKEKWDNLGTTPEKFLVDEIKHRQATLKAKIKNLKAELKQRTETGEAIRLSIETWKCPEAETWEPWLSSQPLYDAISSLDGRRNPPKTVAEFVAQESAYVPDLNDGVRVNIAPLQKAGLLAAEVIAKKDVEKAISDRAEWRADERRWCREGKLPQPGWWK; from the coding sequence GGTGGCGGAGTTCTGTCTTGAGTCTGCTTATACTTGGGCAAACCGCCTGTTTGCGCTGCGCTGTATGGAGGCGCGGATGATTATCGATGAGGTAATTTTACAGAAAGATGCCTATGGGGGGCGATCGCTGGTTCACAATCGCTTTGCCCGTCGTAACCCTGAAGCTTGTGCGGGTGAGGACGATGGGTTGTTTGCCGTCTTGAGTGAGGAGTTTGTCGAGAGAGCAACGGAGTTACCCCAGCTATTTAATCCTAAAGCACCAGCCGTCGCCCTAAGACCTTCGGTATCGGCACTGAAACGGTGTATTGCTTTGCTGTCGGGACGGGAGAGTGTTGGGGTGCAGGCACCTGCCACGGATGAGGTGTTTGAGGCACCGGATGCTTTGGGTTGGGCGTATCAGTATTGGAACGCGGAGGAGAAAAACCGAGTTTTTGAGAAGGTTCGCACCAAGAAGGGAGCGAAGATTGAGGGAGCGGATATTGTCCCGGCGACTCAATTGTACACCGAGCCTTACATGGTGAAGTTCCTGGTGCAGAATAGCTTGGGGGCGTTGTGGATGGGGATGAATCCGCAATCCAAGCTGTATGAGGATTGGGAGTATTTTGTCAAAGATGCGGATCGATCGCCTGTCGAGCATAAGTCGATTTTAGAGGTTCGCTTTCTCGATCCAGCAGTGGGTTCGGGTCATTTTCTGCTGGAGGCGTTTGACCTGTTTTATGCGATGTATGAGGAGGAGGACAGGTTAACGGAACCAGAGGAAATCTGTGCGGCGATTCTTAATCACAATCTGTATGGCATTGATATTGATGAACGGGCAGTGCAGATTGCAACGGCGGCGCTGTGGATGAAGGCGAAGGAGAAAGCGCCGGATTTGGAAGCGTCTTATTTGGATGAGTTTCGGGGACATTTAGTGGCGACGAATATTCGTCTGCCGAGGGGTAAGAATCATCTGGAGGCGTTTCTCAAGCGATACCCAGACGATGAACCGCTGCGTCCTGCACTGGAAACGGTGTTTGAAGGGTTGGCAAATGCTCACCAACTGGGGTCATTAGTGCAGATTGAGGAGCCTGTAGAGAAGGAGTTGCGCTACCTCAAAGGCACAGAAGAATTTGAGATGAAGATGAATCTTCAGTTGGACTTATTTGAACCTGTGGTGGTTCAAGGGGAATTGCCTTTCGGGGTGGAGTCTTATGAGGATTGGCAAAAGAAGACGCTCTCCAGGTTGAAGGAACATTTTAATGCAGAGGCGGAGACGGCGGATTTATCTCAAGCGTTTTTTGGACAGTCTGCTGGGAAGGGGTTGGCGTTATTTGATTTGTTAGCAAAACGGTATGACGTGGTAACAGCAAATCCGCCTTATATGGGGGCTAGAAATATGGAAGTAAGGCTGAAAAGCTATATCACTAAGCATTATGTTTTTGGTAAAGGTGACTTATATACTGCTTTTGTGCTTCGCTGCCGTCAATTATGTTTGCGTGGTGGAAGAGTAGGAATGATTACTCTTCATGCTTGGATGTTCCATGCTTCCTATGTCGAAATACGTCGTTTAATTCTTCAGGAAGACTGCATACATCTGATTGCACAGCTTGGACGATATGCGTTTTCAGAGGCAGATCCACCAGGATTTGCTGTTTTATTCGTTTTTTCTCCGAATCATCTTAATGGTCATATCCATGCTTTTCGCCTGTCTGCTCCTCGGTTAGCTGATGAGCAAGCTCAACTGCTAGCTAATGCAATTTCCGAAACTATTTGTACAATTTCCTATCAAACTGCTCAAGCTAATCTATTATCAGTTGCTGGATATCCATTTGTCTACTCACTACGACCTAGTTTTTTTGAGATTGTGAGGCAAAATCCTACTCTGGAACAGTATGCAGATGTAGTTGCCGGTTTACAAACTGGAGTAAATGAGAGATTTATAAGAACTGATTGGGAAATTACAACTCTTCCAGGTTGGGTATCTTATCGAAAAGGAGGAGGTTTCTGTCGTTGGGTGGGTCTTGAGACATATAAAATTGACTGGCGCAATGATGCGATGCAATTACGAACAAGTCCTCGTGCTCGTTTTCAAAACTCAAACTACTATTTCAAGAAGGGCTTAACCTATTCTTATATATGTCGAGGAGCGCTTAATACTCGCGTTATGGAAGGATGCGTATTTGATGTAGCGAGTATGGGGGTTTTTCCAAAAATAGAAGATTATTGTCTACCTTTATTAGGTCTTTTAAATTCTCGCTTAGCTTCTTGGTTTCTCCGTACTATTAGCCAAAATTTAATGTTTCAGGCTGGCACGGCAAGTCAACTTCCAGTTCCTAATTCTGTTTTTACTTGCAAAAGGCTTACAGATTTTAGTAATTATTCTTTAAAAATCAAAGAGTATATTGAATCAGTAAACCCTACAGAAGAAACATTTAATTACTGGAATTTACTTCAATTGTTTAAAGCTCAGTTTAACTTTATAATATTAGAAACATTAATTCATACCTTAGAGGGGATGATCGAGACAGTAATTATTGACCTATATGATTTGGATTCCAATGACCAAAAACAGGTATTTGATGAGGTTGGCACTTCTCCTGGTTGGTTTTCCATCATTTCTAACTACGAAACATTACCTAAAATTCCCTCAGAACTTCCTGAAATTCTCCCAGAAATCCTCGACTACCTGCAAAAGTGCGATCGCCTCACCCTCCCTTCAGGCGAACTAACCAACCTCAAACGCCGTCTGCGTAATCTCTACGAAGCAGGTTCAGGTGCCAAAGTTGAAGACGAAGACATAGACAGTGACACCCCAACTGATGACGAAGAAGATGAAGAAGAATCAGAAGTTGCAGTTGGCGCACACATCCCCATCCCAACCGAAACCTTCCTCGAAGAACTCTCCGTCAAACTAGAAATCCATCCCATCTCCGTCTACTGGCTACTCAAAGAAGGCAGAGAACAGGAAGGCTGGCGCTGTATCCCAGAAGAAAAGCGCTTCACCGAAGACACCTTCACCGTCCTGGTGCTTCGCCTACTCGGTCATCGGTGGCCCAAACAAATCGAAGCAGGCGAACCCGTCCCCGATTGGGCAGACAAAGACGGCATTATCCCCATTTCCATAGGTGCAGGCGAACAAACCCTGCTAGACAGAGTGCGTGACAGAATCGCCGCAGAATTCCCCAACGGCAACGTCGCCAGCATCGAACGGGAATTTGCAGAAATCGTCGGCATCAGCCTAGAAAAATGGCTGACCGGGGGATTCTTCAAACGCCACATCTCCCAATTCAAAAAACGCCCGATCGCGTGGCAAATGGAATCCACCCCTGCGACTCGTAGCAAAGCAAGCCGAGGTACAACCCCTGCCTTTTCCAGCCTCGTCTACTACCACCAACTCAACGGCGACCTCCTGCCGAAACTTCGCACTCAGTACATCGGTTCCCTGCGGACGCGCTACGAAACCGAATTGCGTACCTTAGAAAACATCCCCAGCGACGAACGCACAACCGACCAAGCTGGACGTATACTGCAACTCCAGAATTGGATAGAAGAACTCAACACCTTTGACCAAAAACTGAGTGAAGTAGCCACCACTGGCTTTTGTCCCAGCGATGCCAAAACCTTAAAAGCCAGACTGCGCCAACTAGCAATTGACGATGCCACCCTCTGCCTCAAAGTCCTTTGGTTACGAAAACTGATGGACGTGATGCAACCGACACCCCTGGAAACCTGGAAACAAACGGCGCAAGAAACCAAACTCCACCCCGACTTCCCTAACTGGATAGAAGAAGCATTAATACATCTCGACCATCACTGTTCTGCTGTCGGTACTCAGCCACCGGATGCCGCGAACCTAACCAACGACCCCACCTCAGCCGACCTCGCCAAACTCATCTGCAAAGAAGCAAAATCAATGGTCAAGAATTCCCTATCTCTCGCTTGTCAGCGCTGGTGGGCGAAATTCAATGAAACCTTGCTAGTCCCATTGCGACAACAGATTAAGGATGCCACAGAAGACACCAAACAACTTAAGGAAAAGTGGGATAACCTTGGCACCACACCCGAAAAATTCCTAGTAGACGAGATTAAGCACAGACAGGCAACCCTCAAAGCTAAAATTAAGAACCTCAAGGCAGAACTCAAACAACGCACAGAAACGGGGGAAGCCATTCGCTTGTCAATCGAAACCTGGAAATGCCCAGAAGCCGAAACCTGGGAACCCTGGTTATCATCGCAGCCTCTGTATGATGCCATTTCCAGCCTCGACGGACGCCGCAACCCACCCAAGACAGTAGCAGAGTTTGTTGCTCAAGAAAGTGCCTACGTGCCAGACTTGAACGATGGTGTGCGAGTTAACATTGCGCCGTTACAGAAGGCTGGACTATTAGCTGCTGAAGTAATTGCGAAAAAGGATGTCGAGAAGGCAATAAGCGATCGGGCGGAGTGGCGTGCGGACGAACGCCGTTGGTGCCGCGAGGGGAAACTGCCACAGCCCGGATGGTGGAAGTAA